One segment of Panicum virgatum strain AP13 chromosome 3K, P.virgatum_v5, whole genome shotgun sequence DNA contains the following:
- the LOC120697934 gene encoding lipid phosphate phosphatase 2-like — translation MVAISRVDDYWHHWQDVFAGGILGLVVASFCYLQFFPPPSGEQGFWPHAYFDHILNPEGEGQVQSTTNSSHHQSLSEVSVAMEMGNTNQELGSMEEGHRAR, via the exons ATGGTTGCCATCTCGAGGGTGGATGACTACTGGCACCACTGGCAGGACGTATTTGCCGGTGGAATTCTCG GGTTGGTGGTTGCGTCCTTCTGCTACCTGCAGTTTTTTCCTCCACCCTCCGGGGAACAAG GATTTTGGCCCCACGCCTACTTTGATCACATTCTTAACCCCGAGGGAGAGGGCCAAGTGCAGTCAACAACCAACTCGAGTCACCATCAATCACTATCGGAAGTCTCAGTTGCAATGGAAATGGGGAACACGAACCAAGAATTGGGTTCCATGGAAGAAGGCCACCGAGCTCGGTGA